One genomic region from Paracoccus pantotrophus encodes:
- a CDS encoding c-type cytochrome, translated as MSDIMTKNMARNVFYGGSIFFILIFGALTVHSHIYARTKAVDESQLTPSVVEGKHVWERNACIDCHTLLGEGAYFAPELGNVMKRWGVQDDPETAVETLKGWMESMPTGIEGRRQMPRFELTDEEFRALSDFLLWTGTINTQNWPPNDAG; from the coding sequence ATGAGCGACATCATGACCAAGAACATGGCCCGGAACGTCTTCTACGGCGGGTCCATATTCTTCATCCTGATCTTTGGCGCATTAACCGTACACAGCCATATCTATGCCCGCACCAAGGCCGTGGATGAAAGCCAGCTTACCCCTTCGGTCGTCGAGGGCAAGCATGTCTGGGAACGCAACGCCTGCATCGACTGCCATACCCTGCTGGGCGAGGGCGCCTATTTCGCCCCCGAACTGGGCAATGTCATGAAACGCTGGGGCGTGCAGGACGATCCCGAAACCGCCGTCGAGACGCTGAAGGGCTGGATGGAATCCATGCCCACCGGCATCGAGGGCCGCCGCCAGATGCCCCGCTTCGAACTGACGGACGAGGAATTCCGGGCGCTGAGCGATTTCCTGCTGTGGACAGGCACGATCAACACCCAGAACTGGCCGCCGAACGACGCGGGCTGA
- a CDS encoding cbb3-type cytochrome c oxidase subunit I, giving the protein MRYHSQRIAYAYFLVAMVLFAVQVTLGLIMGWIYVSPNFLSELLPFNIARMLHTNSLVVWLLLGFFGATYYILPEEAEREIHSPLLAWIQLGIFVLGTAGVVVTYLFDLFHGHWLLGKEGREFLEQPKWVKLGIAVAAVIFMYNVSMTALKGRRTAVTNVLLMGLWGLVLLWLFAFYNPANLVLDKQYWWWVIHLWVEGVWELIMAAILAFLMLKLTGVDREVVEKWLYVIVATALFSGILGTGHHYYWIGLPAYWQWIGSIFSSFEIVPFFAMMSFAFVMVWKGRRDHPNKAALVWSLGCTVLAFFGAGVWGFLHTLHGVNYYTHGTQITAAHGHLAFYGAYVCLVLALVTYCMPLMKNRDPYNQVLNMASFWLMSSGMVFMTVTLTFAGTVQTHLQRVEGGFFMDVQDGLALFYWMRFGSGVAVVLGALLFIYAVLFPRREVVTAGPVQAHKDGHLEAAE; this is encoded by the coding sequence ATGAGATACCATTCACAACGCATCGCCTATGCCTATTTCCTGGTGGCCATGGTGCTTTTCGCCGTGCAGGTCACGCTCGGCCTGATCATGGGCTGGATTTATGTCAGCCCGAATTTCCTGTCCGAGCTCTTGCCCTTCAACATCGCCCGGATGCTGCATACCAACAGCCTGGTGGTCTGGCTGCTCCTGGGCTTTTTCGGCGCCACCTATTACATCCTGCCCGAGGAGGCCGAGCGCGAGATCCATTCGCCGCTCTTGGCCTGGATCCAGCTGGGCATTTTCGTGCTCGGCACGGCGGGCGTGGTCGTGACCTATCTGTTCGACCTGTTCCACGGCCACTGGCTGCTGGGCAAGGAGGGGCGCGAGTTCCTGGAACAGCCGAAATGGGTCAAGCTCGGCATCGCCGTCGCCGCGGTGATCTTCATGTACAATGTCAGCATGACCGCGCTGAAGGGCCGGCGCACGGCGGTCACGAACGTGCTGCTGATGGGCCTGTGGGGGCTGGTGCTGCTGTGGCTCTTTGCCTTCTACAACCCGGCGAACCTGGTGCTGGACAAGCAATACTGGTGGTGGGTCATCCACCTGTGGGTCGAGGGCGTGTGGGAGCTGATCATGGCCGCCATCCTCGCCTTCCTGATGCTCAAGCTGACCGGCGTGGACCGCGAGGTGGTCGAGAAATGGCTTTACGTCATCGTCGCCACGGCGCTGTTCTCGGGCATCCTGGGCACCGGGCACCACTACTATTGGATCGGCCTGCCGGCTTACTGGCAGTGGATCGGCTCGATCTTCTCGAGCTTCGAGATCGTGCCCTTCTTCGCCATGATGTCATTCGCCTTCGTCATGGTCTGGAAGGGCCGGCGCGACCATCCCAACAAGGCCGCGCTGGTCTGGAGCCTGGGCTGCACCGTGCTGGCCTTCTTCGGCGCCGGGGTCTGGGGTTTCCTGCACACGCTGCACGGGGTGAACTACTATACCCACGGCACGCAGATCACCGCCGCGCATGGCCACCTGGCCTTCTATGGCGCCTATGTCTGCCTGGTGCTGGCGCTGGTGACCTATTGCATGCCGCTGATGAAGAACCGCGACCCCTACAACCAGGTGCTGAACATGGCCTCGTTCTGGCTGATGTCCTCGGGCATGGTGTTCATGACGGTGACGCTGACCTTTGCCGGCACGGTGCAGACCCATCTGCAGCGCGTCGAGGGCGGGTTCTTCATGGACGTGCAGGACGGGCTGGCGCTGTTCTACTGGATGCGTTTCGGCTCGGGCGTCGCCGTGGTGCTGGGGGCGCTGCTGTTCATCTATGCGGTGCTGTTCCCGCGCCGCGAGGTGGTCACAGCCGGCCCGGTGCAGGCGCACAAGGACGGCCATCTGGAGGCTGCGGAGTAA
- a CDS encoding CbbQ/NirQ/NorQ/GpvN family protein — protein MNAHVKTERNGAANAPFYLPQGDEVAVFEAAAANDLPVLLKGPTGCGKTRFVAHMAARLGRPLYTVACHDDLSAADLIGRYLLKGGETVWTDGPLTRAVREGAICYLDEVVEARKDVTVVLHPLTDDRRILPIDRTGEEIEAAPGFMLVASYNPGYQNILKTLKPSTRQRFVAMEFDFPEPRHETEIVSRESGLDRDRTLGLVRLAGKIRGLKGQDLEEGVSTRLVVYAASLVARGMSIDRAIEAAMIEPLTDDAEVKRGLRDLAAAIFG, from the coding sequence ATGAACGCGCATGTGAAAACCGAACGGAACGGGGCGGCCAACGCCCCCTTCTACCTGCCGCAGGGCGACGAGGTCGCGGTCTTCGAGGCCGCCGCCGCGAACGACCTGCCGGTGCTGCTGAAAGGCCCGACGGGCTGCGGCAAGACCCGCTTCGTCGCCCATATGGCGGCGCGGCTGGGCCGGCCGCTTTATACCGTGGCCTGCCATGACGACCTGTCGGCGGCCGACCTGATCGGGCGCTACCTGCTCAAGGGCGGCGAGACGGTCTGGACCGACGGCCCGCTGACCCGCGCCGTGCGCGAGGGCGCGATCTGCTATCTCGACGAGGTGGTCGAGGCGCGCAAGGATGTGACCGTGGTGCTGCACCCGCTGACCGACGACCGCCGCATCCTGCCCATCGACCGCACCGGCGAGGAAATCGAGGCGGCGCCCGGCTTCATGCTGGTCGCCTCCTACAACCCCGGCTATCAGAACATCCTGAAAACGCTGAAGCCTTCGACGCGGCAGCGTTTCGTGGCCATGGAGTTCGACTTTCCCGAACCCCGGCACGAGACCGAGATCGTTTCCCGCGAAAGCGGGCTCGACCGCGACCGCACCCTGGGGCTGGTGCGGCTGGCGGGCAAGATCCGCGGCCTCAAGGGCCAGGATCTGGAGGAGGGGGTCTCGACCCGGCTGGTGGTCTATGCCGCCAGCCTGGTCGCGCGGGGCATGTCCATCGACCGCGCCATCGAGGCGGCGATGATCGAACCCCTGACCGACGATGCCGAGGTCAAGCGCGGCTTGCGCGACCTGGCCGCGGCGATCTTCGGTTAA
- a CDS encoding nitric oxide reductase activation protein NorD → MGLDLEPWEPEETVGKIWHAWASSFGAPQEFEDQAVALSEVSGRLAVLFRALGGGAGVEIRPAAAQASHHRIGWLRRLGTPAEMVPRASFDGEILRLPERLAALPSRQANGALYLWLAACAAHGALAAPQDDPLRCDLMRLGAARRAVAATLEDAPGLAGLYGDLAALVLSLRPIAPLPPAEAVVETLARHLLGDPAPLPPLARDWLPMLDDPQVKAPRDYCPMRPVPLWPDLALPETTLAAAPGDAPDGIAADPASARMFRARRRQSDQPQRRDSLILHKFEALLSWADLMNLNRHVDDDDQDDAKKAAEDQEELGLGQVSKAPATRLRLHLDLAPEDADLEAVAGIRTYPEWDARRGRYLAHHVRVLENRAPEHDEALTPDPRAQTRIRAVRRQFEALRPGRLITTGHRDGDELDAELTVRAAADLRATGQGSDRIWRQSRPLARNLAVSILLDVSRSTESAVTGRAVIEIEREALAALAWGLDACGDRFAINAFSSLKRDRVFLSACKDFDEPMGTAIEQRIAGLRPRFYTRLGAGIRHASAGLAEQASSRRLLLVITDGKPNDLDHYEGRHGIEDSAMAVREARRAGHAVHGITVDRDAKSWFPRIFGQGGFSLIPHPDRLLAALPVIYRQLVA, encoded by the coding sequence ATGGGCCTGGATCTGGAACCCTGGGAGCCCGAGGAAACCGTCGGCAAGATCTGGCACGCCTGGGCCAGCAGCTTCGGCGCGCCGCAGGAATTCGAGGATCAGGCGGTGGCGCTGTCCGAGGTCTCGGGGCGGCTCGCGGTGCTGTTCCGGGCCCTGGGCGGCGGCGCGGGGGTCGAGATCCGGCCCGCCGCCGCCCAGGCATCGCATCATCGCATCGGCTGGCTGCGCCGGCTGGGCACCCCGGCCGAGATGGTGCCGCGCGCCAGTTTCGACGGCGAGATCCTGCGTCTGCCCGAACGGCTGGCGGCCTTGCCTTCGCGTCAGGCGAACGGGGCACTTTACCTGTGGCTGGCGGCCTGCGCGGCGCATGGCGCCCTGGCTGCGCCGCAGGACGATCCGCTGCGTTGCGACCTGATGCGGCTGGGCGCCGCCCGCCGCGCCGTGGCCGCGACGCTGGAGGATGCGCCGGGCCTGGCCGGGCTTTACGGCGACCTGGCGGCGCTGGTGCTGTCCCTGCGCCCCATCGCGCCGCTGCCCCCGGCCGAGGCGGTGGTCGAGACGCTGGCGCGGCACCTGCTGGGCGATCCGGCCCCCCTGCCGCCCCTGGCCCGCGACTGGCTGCCGATGCTGGACGATCCGCAGGTCAAGGCGCCGCGCGATTATTGCCCGATGCGGCCGGTGCCGCTTTGGCCCGACCTGGCCCTGCCCGAGACGACGCTGGCCGCCGCGCCGGGCGACGCGCCCGACGGCATCGCCGCCGACCCGGCCAGCGCGCGCATGTTCCGCGCCCGCCGCCGGCAGAGCGACCAGCCGCAGCGCCGCGACAGCCTGATCCTGCACAAGTTCGAGGCCCTGCTGAGCTGGGCCGACCTGATGAACCTCAACCGGCATGTCGACGATGACGATCAGGACGATGCGAAGAAGGCGGCCGAGGACCAGGAAGAACTGGGCCTTGGCCAGGTGTCCAAGGCACCGGCGACGCGCCTGCGCCTGCATCTCGATCTTGCGCCCGAGGATGCGGATCTTGAGGCGGTCGCCGGCATTCGCACCTATCCCGAATGGGATGCGCGGCGCGGCCGCTATCTTGCCCATCATGTGCGCGTGCTGGAAAACCGTGCGCCCGAGCATGACGAGGCGCTGACCCCGGATCCCCGCGCGCAAACCCGCATTCGCGCCGTGCGCCGCCAGTTCGAGGCGCTGCGCCCCGGTCGCCTCATCACCACCGGCCACCGCGACGGGGACGAGCTGGATGCCGAACTGACCGTCCGCGCCGCCGCCGACCTGCGCGCCACCGGCCAGGGCAGCGACCGCATCTGGCGCCAGTCCCGGCCCTTGGCGCGCAACCTTGCGGTGTCGATCCTGCTCGACGTGTCGCGTTCGACCGAAAGCGCGGTGACGGGCCGCGCGGTGATTGAGATCGAGCGCGAGGCGCTGGCGGCGCTGGCCTGGGGGCTGGACGCCTGCGGGGACCGCTTCGCGATCAACGCCTTTTCCTCGCTGAAACGCGACCGGGTGTTCCTCAGCGCCTGCAAGGATTTCGACGAGCCGATGGGCACGGCGATCGAGCAGCGCATCGCCGGGCTGCGGCCGCGCTTCTATACAAGGCTGGGCGCCGGCATCCGCCATGCCTCGGCCGGGCTGGCAGAGCAGGCCAGCAGCCGGCGGCTTTTGCTGGTCATCACCGACGGCAAGCCCAACGATCTCGACCATTACGAGGGCCGCCACGGCATCGAGGACAGCGCCATGGCGGTGCGCGAGGCGCGCCGCGCCGGCCATGCCGTGCATGGCATCACCGTGGACCGCGACGCGAAAAGCTGGTTTCCCCGCATTTTCGGCCAGGGCGGCTTTTCGCTGATCCCGCATCCCGACCGGCTGCTGGCGGCGCTGCCGGTGATCTATCGGCAACTGGTGGCGTGA
- a CDS encoding cytochrome c oxidase subunit 3: protein MRVQDLPGEPIMWVLIASELLVFAAGITAMAAVRLTDPAGFAAAQAQLHGWMAALNTAILVTSGFCAALAERACHRGDGRRARIGLALAALGGAGFLAVKAVEYAGDLRAGLGMESHPFFTFYYLLTGFHAAHVLFGIGVLALVAIRLRAEEVQAGAAFWHMVDLVWVLILPPVYLLG, encoded by the coding sequence ATGCGGGTCCAGGATCTGCCGGGCGAGCCGATCATGTGGGTGCTGATCGCATCCGAATTGCTGGTCTTTGCCGCCGGCATCACCGCCATGGCCGCGGTGCGGCTGACCGACCCGGCCGGCTTTGCCGCGGCGCAGGCGCAGCTGCACGGCTGGATGGCGGCGCTGAACACGGCGATCCTGGTTACTTCCGGCTTCTGCGCCGCCCTGGCCGAGCGCGCCTGCCACCGCGGCGACGGCCGCCGCGCCCGCATCGGGCTGGCGCTGGCGGCGCTGGGGGGCGCGGGTTTCCTGGCGGTGAAGGCGGTGGAATATGCCGGCGACCTGCGCGCGGGCCTGGGGATGGAAAGCCACCCGTTCTTCACCTTCTATTACCTGCTGACCGGCTTTCACGCGGCGCATGTGCTGTTCGGCATCGGCGTGCTGGCGCTGGTGGCGATCCGGCTGCGTGCCGAGGAGGTGCAGGCCGGTGCCGCCTTCTGGCACATGGTCGACCTGGTCTGGGTGCTGATCCTGCCGCCGGTCTATCTGCTGGGCTAG
- a CDS encoding cytochrome C oxidase subunit IV family protein, which yields MELTRIWLILLALTVATTALAFVPGPAAAVALLAVAFLKARAILGGFLHLGRGSGWRAAFTVPLAIWLALIWGLHVI from the coding sequence ATGGAATTGACCCGCATCTGGCTGATCCTGCTGGCGCTGACCGTCGCCACCACGGCGCTGGCCTTCGTGCCAGGCCCCGCCGCGGCTGTGGCGCTGCTGGCGGTGGCCTTTCTCAAGGCCCGCGCGATCCTGGGCGGCTTCCTGCATCTCGGCCGGGGCTCGGGCTGGCGCGCGGCCTTTACCGTGCCGCTGGCAATCTGGCTGGCGCTGATCTGGGGGCTGCACGTCATATGA
- a CDS encoding helix-turn-helix transcriptional regulator, translated as MSGIRAIHERHEERLIDLIYAILLGERSWQDFLAEIERETPGGIAGLFHQGMEGGCAFIHNHMPERAIADYGDYYALRNPWMERAMRAPTRQSMPAHHLVPHEELLRTEFHDGFLRPLRLDTAAGLLIDMRGSCATTLTIMAPLGQSALIEAWSQSFNRISGHLQRAVAWCRRGSGLGALAELPAALSRSLDLGVLIVDANRRMLPVSPAAQLSDRIWRAVRQSPFGTVGLVDQTADDCLGEMLSRNSAARKRAEFRTAQATITMVRINRDELSELLLGPCVMLVVDPGLHGFDLEQKRDRLRLAHDLTAAEGRVLGGLLRGFNLRQIAAAAGLSHETVRTQQKALFVKTGVNSQTQLVNLAHGHPPQDRDEPGR; from the coding sequence ATGAGCGGTATTCGGGCGATCCATGAACGGCATGAGGAACGGCTGATCGACCTGATCTATGCGATCCTGCTGGGCGAGCGGAGCTGGCAGGACTTCCTGGCCGAGATCGAGCGCGAAACGCCGGGCGGAATCGCGGGGCTGTTCCATCAGGGCATGGAAGGCGGTTGCGCCTTCATCCACAACCATATGCCCGAGCGGGCCATCGCGGATTACGGCGACTATTATGCGCTGCGCAATCCGTGGATGGAACGGGCGATGCGCGCGCCCACGCGTCAATCCATGCCGGCACATCACCTGGTTCCGCATGAAGAGCTGCTGCGCACCGAGTTCCATGACGGCTTCCTGCGGCCCCTGAGGCTCGACACGGCGGCAGGGCTGCTGATCGACATGCGCGGCTCCTGCGCGACGACGCTGACCATCATGGCCCCGCTGGGCCAGTCCGCGCTGATCGAAGCCTGGTCGCAGAGCTTCAACAGGATTTCCGGGCATCTGCAGCGGGCGGTAGCCTGGTGCCGCCGCGGCTCGGGGCTGGGCGCGCTGGCCGAACTGCCGGCGGCGCTGTCGCGGTCGCTGGATCTTGGCGTGCTGATCGTCGACGCGAACCGCAGGATGCTGCCGGTTTCGCCGGCCGCGCAGCTCTCGGATCGGATCTGGCGGGCGGTCCGGCAATCGCCCTTTGGCACGGTCGGGCTGGTCGATCAGACCGCCGACGACTGCCTGGGAGAGATGCTGTCGCGCAACTCCGCCGCGCGGAAGCGGGCCGAGTTCAGGACGGCCCAGGCCACGATCACCATGGTGCGGATCAACCGCGACGAATTGTCGGAACTGCTGCTTGGCCCCTGCGTCATGCTGGTCGTCGATCCGGGGCTGCACGGGTTCGACCTTGAACAAAAGCGCGACCGGCTGCGCCTTGCCCATGACCTGACCGCCGCGGAAGGCAGGGTGTTGGGCGGCTTGCTGCGCGGCTTCAACCTCAGGCAGATCGCCGCGGCGGCCGGCCTGTCGCACGAGACGGTGCGAACCCAGCAAAAGGCGCTGTTCGTCAAGACCGGGGTCAACAGCCAGACCCAGCTGGTCAACCTGGCGCATGGCCATCCGCCGCAGGACCGGGACGAACCGGGTCGCTGA
- a CDS encoding Crp/Fnr family transcriptional regulator: MNAPLPEAVKKSVLLNGLAPEVRDKLLKDAQRRSYREGETIFLQGDPARAVFIVLNGFIKLSRLTPGGSEAVVAILGRNRSFAEAMALRGTPYPVSAEAVSDCTVLQIDGARLRQLLLENQEFAIGLLASTFVHLQGLVDQIEKLKAHTGVQRVAQFLADLSDAVAGPTEVRLPYNKRLIAGHLGMQPESLSRAFARLRQHGVEVEADKATIADIAELRMLAMD, from the coding sequence ATGAACGCCCCCCTGCCCGAGGCGGTGAAGAAATCCGTTCTGCTGAACGGGCTGGCCCCCGAAGTGCGCGACAAGCTGCTGAAGGACGCCCAGCGGCGCAGCTATCGCGAGGGCGAGACCATCTTCCTGCAAGGCGATCCGGCGCGGGCGGTGTTCATCGTGCTGAACGGCTTCATCAAGCTGTCGCGGCTGACCCCCGGCGGGTCCGAGGCGGTGGTGGCGATCCTGGGCCGCAACCGCAGCTTTGCCGAGGCGATGGCGCTGCGCGGCACGCCCTATCCCGTCTCGGCCGAGGCGGTGTCGGACTGCACGGTGCTGCAAATCGACGGGGCCCGGCTGCGCCAGCTTTTGCTGGAGAACCAGGAATTCGCCATCGGCCTGCTTGCCTCGACCTTCGTGCATCTGCAGGGGCTGGTGGACCAGATCGAAAAGCTCAAGGCCCATACCGGGGTGCAGCGGGTGGCGCAGTTCCTGGCCGACCTGTCCGATGCCGTGGCCGGCCCGACCGAGGTCCGGCTGCCCTATAACAAGCGCCTTATCGCCGGACATCTGGGCATGCAGCCCGAAAGCCTGTCGCGCGCCTTCGCCCGGCTGCGCCAGCATGGCGTCGAGGTCGAGGCCGACAAGGCCACCATCGCCGACATCGCCGAATTGCGCATGCTGGCCATGGACTGA
- the nagA gene encoding N-acetylglucosamine-6-phosphate deacetylase translates to MAREVLTGARIFDGAHFLDGHALVIEAGKIAAILPEPEAPAEGRRAVSGILAPAFLDLQVNGGGGLMLDGTTDLDGLRRICAAHRALGTAGVLPTLITDTPAATAHVIALGIAAAEAGVPGFLGLHLEGPHLDPRRKGAHDPALIRPMTDEDLARLCDAARRLPALMVTLAPEAASPQQIAALAGAGAVVSLGHSDCSFEQAQAAFAAGARCATHLFNAMSQIGNRAPGLVGAVLAGEAAAGLIADGIHVHPAVMRLALGARLDGIFLVSDCMAFAGTGLTEMELGGRKVLRHDGRLTLADGTLAGADLTLPQAIAVLVGQVGIAPERALRMASAIPAALLGLQDRHGTLAPGRPADLVLLDHDFALRAHWLSP, encoded by the coding sequence ATGGCGCGCGAGGTTCTGACCGGCGCGCGGATCTTCGACGGCGCGCATTTCCTCGACGGCCATGCGCTGGTGATCGAGGCGGGCAAGATCGCCGCCATCCTGCCCGAGCCCGAGGCCCCGGCCGAGGGGCGGCGGGCGGTGTCGGGCATCCTGGCTCCGGCCTTCCTGGACCTGCAGGTGAACGGCGGCGGCGGGCTGATGCTGGACGGCACGACCGATCTGGACGGGCTGCGCCGGATCTGCGCCGCGCATCGCGCGCTTGGCACGGCGGGCGTGCTGCCGACGCTGATCACCGATACGCCAGCGGCCACCGCCCATGTCATCGCGCTGGGGATCGCCGCGGCCGAGGCAGGGGTGCCGGGCTTTCTGGGCCTGCATCTGGAGGGGCCGCATCTGGACCCGCGTCGCAAGGGCGCGCATGATCCGGCTTTGATCCGGCCGATGACGGACGAGGATCTGGCGCGGCTTTGCGACGCCGCCCGCCGACTGCCGGCGCTGATGGTGACGCTGGCCCCCGAGGCGGCCAGCCCGCAGCAGATCGCCGCCCTTGCCGGGGCCGGCGCCGTGGTCAGCCTGGGCCACAGCGATTGCAGTTTCGAACAGGCGCAGGCCGCCTTTGCCGCCGGCGCCCGCTGCGCCACGCATCTGTTCAACGCCATGAGCCAGATCGGCAACCGCGCGCCGGGGCTGGTGGGCGCGGTGCTGGCCGGCGAGGCGGCGGCGGGTCTGATCGCCGACGGCATCCACGTGCATCCGGCGGTGATGCGGCTGGCGCTGGGGGCGCGGCTCGATGGCATCTTCCTGGTCAGCGACTGCATGGCCTTCGCCGGCACCGGACTGACCGAGATGGAACTGGGCGGCCGCAAGGTGCTGCGCCATGACGGGCGGCTGACGCTGGCGGACGGCACGCTGGCCGGGGCCGACCTGACCCTGCCGCAGGCCATCGCCGTGCTGGTCGGCCAGGTCGGCATCGCGCCCGAACGGGCCTTGCGCATGGCCTCGGCCATCCCCGCCGCTTTGCTGGGCTTGCAGGACCGCCATGGCACGCTGGCCCCCGGCCGCCCGGCCGACCTGGTGCTGCTGGACCACGATTTCGCCTTGCGCGCGCATTGGCTGTCGCCCTGA
- a CDS encoding SIS domain-containing protein → MSQTHMAREVAEIPEAAARFLERSRDAVADAASALRRKDPDLVVTVARGSSDHAATYLKYAIELEAGVPVASVGPSIASIYRRPLRLGKAACIGISQSGRSPDGVEMMRASGQGGALSIAITNVEDSPMAQVSAHCLPLQAGEEKSVAATKTFVCSVLAGLSLLAEWREDHALQDAVAALPEAFGQAVGLDWSPLSARLARASSAFVLGRGPSFAIACESALKFKETSGIHAEAYSAAEVLHGPAAIVQAGFPVLALGIEDAALPQLKATAERLAAQGADVFVTGTEVGGAVTLPSVPGLHPLVAPLVTIAGFYAFIEGLARRRGFDPDTPPHLRKVTETV, encoded by the coding sequence ATGAGCCAGACGCATATGGCGCGCGAAGTGGCCGAGATCCCCGAAGCCGCCGCCCGATTCCTGGAACGCTCGCGCGATGCGGTGGCGGACGCCGCCAGCGCCCTGCGCCGCAAGGATCCCGACCTGGTGGTGACGGTGGCGCGGGGATCCTCGGACCATGCCGCGACCTATCTGAAATACGCCATCGAGCTGGAGGCCGGGGTGCCGGTCGCCTCGGTCGGCCCCTCCATCGCCTCGATCTATCGCCGGCCCCTGCGGCTGGGCAAGGCGGCCTGCATCGGCATCTCGCAATCCGGCCGCAGCCCAGACGGGGTCGAGATGATGCGCGCCTCGGGGCAAGGGGGGGCGCTGTCCATCGCCATCACCAATGTCGAGGACAGCCCGATGGCGCAGGTCTCGGCCCATTGCCTGCCCCTTCAGGCGGGCGAGGAGAAAAGTGTCGCCGCCACCAAGACCTTCGTCTGCTCGGTGCTGGCCGGCCTGTCGCTCTTGGCGGAATGGCGCGAGGATCACGCCTTGCAGGATGCCGTCGCCGCCCTGCCCGAGGCGTTCGGGCAGGCCGTGGGGCTGGACTGGTCGCCCTTGTCGGCGCGGCTGGCGCGGGCCAGCTCGGCCTTCGTGCTGGGCCGCGGCCCCAGCTTCGCCATCGCCTGCGAATCGGCGCTGAAGTTCAAGGAAACCTCGGGCATCCATGCCGAAGCCTATTCGGCCGCCGAGGTGCTGCACGGCCCGGCCGCCATCGTGCAGGCCGGCTTCCCGGTGCTGGCGCTGGGGATCGAGGACGCCGCCCTGCCCCAGCTCAAGGCCACGGCCGAGCGGCTGGCGGCGCAGGGCGCGGATGTGTTCGTCACCGGCACCGAGGTCGGGGGCGCCGTCACCCTGCCCTCGGTCCCCGGCCTGCATCCGCTGGTGGCGCCGCTGGTGACCATCGCCGGCTTCTACGCCTTCATCGAGGGGCTGGCGCGGCGGCGCGGCTTCGACCCCGACACGCCGCCGCATCTGCGCAAGGTGACGGAGACGGTGTGA
- a CDS encoding GntR family transcriptional regulator, translating into MGELFTPEAFEETGGGPLYLQLHRLIAEAIASGRLQPGDSLPSERELAAMTGLSRVTVRKGVAELVASGQLVQKRGSGTFVAPKVEKLEQALSLLTSFTEDMARRGRSVESRWIARGLHAPAPEEVMALGLGVGEKVARLERVRSSDGVPLAIERASLSQAILPDPEGVTDSLYAVLQDRGLRPVRAVQRISAANLNAKDAELLGVSPGVAGLRIERISYLPSGKVVEFTRSLYRGDAYDFAVELKLAPEGERNP; encoded by the coding sequence ATGGGCGAGCTGTTCACCCCCGAGGCCTTCGAGGAAACCGGCGGCGGGCCGCTTTACCTGCAACTGCACCGGCTGATCGCCGAGGCCATCGCCTCGGGGCGGCTGCAACCCGGCGACAGCCTGCCGTCCGAGCGCGAGCTGGCGGCGATGACCGGCCTGTCGCGCGTCACCGTGCGCAAGGGGGTGGCGGAGCTGGTCGCCTCGGGGCAGCTGGTGCAGAAGCGCGGCTCGGGCACCTTCGTGGCGCCGAAAGTCGAGAAGCTGGAGCAGGCGCTGTCGCTTCTGACCTCCTTCACCGAGGACATGGCCCGGCGCGGCCGCAGCGTCGAAAGCCGCTGGATCGCCCGCGGGTTGCACGCCCCGGCGCCCGAAGAGGTGATGGCGCTGGGACTGGGCGTCGGCGAGAAGGTGGCGCGGCTGGAACGGGTGCGCAGCTCGGACGGGGTGCCGCTGGCCATCGAGCGCGCCTCGCTGTCGCAGGCGATCCTGCCCGATCCCGAAGGCGTCACCGATTCGCTTTACGCGGTGCTGCAGGATCGCGGGCTGCGGCCGGTGCGGGCGGTGCAGCGCATCTCGGCCGCGAACCTGAACGCCAAGGACGCCGAACTCTTGGGCGTCAGCCCCGGCGTGGCCGGGCTCAGGATCGAACGCATCTCCTACCTGCCCTCGGGCAAGGTGGTCGAGTTCACCCGCTCGCTCTATCGCGGCGATGCCTATGACTTCGCCGTGGAACTGAAACTTGCCCCGGAAGGCGAAAGGAACCCGTGA